From Desulfonatronum thioautotrophicum, a single genomic window includes:
- a CDS encoding ArsR/SmtB family transcription factor has product METSLTIVKGLADGNRMRIVAALMEHDELCVCQLIEMLGLAGATVSRHMSILQAARLVKNRKQGRWVFYRLTGEFPELLRAWLRESLANSPEVLADRDNLRTILVCDPEELCRRQREGGECTA; this is encoded by the coding sequence ATGGAGACCTCTCTGACCATTGTCAAAGGGCTGGCCGATGGAAACAGGATGCGGATTGTGGCAGCACTCATGGAACATGACGAGCTGTGCGTCTGTCAGTTGATCGAGATGCTCGGCCTGGCCGGAGCAACGGTATCCAGACACATGAGCATCCTGCAAGCCGCCCGTCTTGTCAAAAACCGCAAGCAGGGGCGATGGGTTTTTTATCGTCTCACCGGTGAATTCCCTGAACTGCTCCGAGCATGGCTTCGGGAATCTCTGGCCAACTCACCAGAGGTTCTGGCGGACAGGGACAACTTGCGGACCATTCTGGTCTGTGACCCCGAAGAACTGTGCCGACGCCAACGCGAAGGGGGCGAATGTACCGCGTAA
- a CDS encoding heterodisulfide reductase-related iron-sulfur binding cluster — MSQDAPNSTPEKLIQNVVTACGSCEDCRHFIEDACLFLPELFRLHDSKREHGEGALPAELKRLSDLCNLCGLCPCVNIRREIMDAKVAYAKRDGLPFSVRTLQDVGRIGKLCGSFPSLSGLLTSNPATSTLIKRTLGIHPDRAMPDVPRKNFDHWVRNRPSVQGRNAQDGVRKAVYFPGCTARFLFPDVARAAVEVLEASGVLVVSSVIEPDGACCGMPPLLEGDQGMALGLVERNLRWMAEHVAAGFDLVCSCPTCGYFFKHLLREGAYYSDTYQDQVGGDARSLRIPAGMGISGPREGDMIVLRRATYGPILRDTGPFSSLDPLQRIAVGEHAYDLGEYLGKFAGEGRLPAMNHPVPERAVYYPPCHLREQKIGYPFLDLLSTVPELDVTPLTGTLNCCGMAGIMGYKKEFHQPSLKLGAPLMDKIRAHRPEVILTECLSCRLQFEHMDAIPVRHPVQVLRDALFKPASGSPSR; from the coding sequence ATGTCTCAAGACGCACCAAACAGCACCCCGGAAAAACTGATTCAAAACGTGGTCACGGCCTGCGGCTCCTGCGAGGATTGCCGCCACTTCATCGAGGACGCCTGCCTGTTCCTGCCGGAATTGTTCCGGCTGCACGACAGCAAACGGGAGCACGGCGAAGGAGCGTTGCCCGCGGAGTTGAAGCGCCTTTCGGATCTGTGCAACCTCTGTGGACTCTGCCCCTGCGTGAACATCCGCCGGGAGATCATGGACGCCAAGGTTGCCTACGCGAAACGGGACGGCCTGCCCTTCAGCGTGCGAACCCTGCAGGATGTGGGGCGGATCGGCAAGCTGTGCGGAAGCTTTCCGTCGCTGAGCGGCCTGCTGACGTCCAATCCGGCAACCTCGACCCTGATCAAGCGCACCTTGGGCATCCACCCGGATCGAGCCATGCCGGACGTGCCTCGGAAGAACTTCGACCACTGGGTGCGCAACCGCCCGTCCGTTCAAGGCCGGAATGCGCAAGACGGCGTGCGCAAGGCGGTCTACTTCCCGGGATGCACGGCCCGCTTTCTCTTTCCGGACGTGGCTCGGGCCGCGGTGGAGGTCCTGGAGGCCAGCGGCGTGCTGGTCGTTTCGTCCGTGATTGAACCGGACGGAGCATGCTGCGGCATGCCTCCCTTGTTGGAAGGGGATCAGGGCATGGCCCTGGGCTTGGTCGAACGCAACCTGCGCTGGATGGCCGAGCATGTGGCCGCCGGATTCGATCTGGTCTGCTCCTGCCCGACCTGCGGCTATTTTTTCAAGCACCTCCTGCGCGAGGGTGCCTACTATTCGGACACCTACCAGGATCAGGTCGGCGGGGACGCACGGTCGCTGCGCATCCCGGCGGGCATGGGGATCAGCGGCCCCCGGGAGGGGGATATGATCGTCCTTCGCCGGGCCACCTACGGGCCGATTCTGCGCGATACCGGCCCGTTTTCCAGTCTTGACCCGCTGCAACGCATCGCCGTGGGGGAGCATGCCTATGACCTGGGGGAGTATCTCGGAAAATTTGCGGGGGAAGGCCGTTTGCCCGCAATGAACCACCCCGTCCCCGAGCGGGCGGTCTATTATCCGCCCTGCCACCTGCGGGAACAGAAGATCGGGTACCCCTTTCTGGACCTGTTGAGCACCGTCCCGGAACTTGACGTGACGCCGCTGACCGGAACCCTGAATTGCTGCGGTATGGCCGGGATCATGGGCTACAAAAAGGAGTTCCATCAGCCCAGCCTGAAGCTTGGCGCGCCCTTGATGGACAAGATCCGGGCGCACCGGCCCGAAGTCATCCTCACCGAATGCCTGAGCTGCCGCCTGCAGTTCGAGCACATGGACGCCATCCCGGTCCGGCATCCTGTTCAGGTGTTGCGGGATGCCCTCTTCAAGCCCGCCTCCGGTTCACCGTCGCGATGA